The genomic region CAAACTGGTATAAACCTGCTGATAGATAGAGCTGTCTTCAGATGCATGAATGTTTGCAGCCTGCTCATAGGCCTTGCGACGCTGATCGGACCAATCTTTCCATTCTTCACTCCCTTTTATCGCCTGCAGCCCCTTTAACGCTTCCTTCGCATCAGCGACAACCCCGATATCCGGAGCAAATACCTTTCCAATGGTATCGGCATCGATATCGATATGAATCAGCCGCTGATGGAATTGTGGGAATTGATAATTTTGTGTAGTGACCTCTGATAATCTACTACCCAGAACAAGCAAGACATCCGCTTCCTGCACGGTCTTTTTAATCTCCGGGTGGGTTCCGAGCCCTAAATGCCCCATGAACCGTTTATGGTGGTGGGGAAAAACATCGTGTCTGCGAAAGGCTGTGAGCACAGGTATCCCGGAATGCTCGACAAATGATAAAAGATCATCCTCTGCCCGGGCAGCTTTTACTCCTCCACCGGCAATGATTAACGGACGTTCTGCCCCCTTTAAAAGCTTCTCTATCTCTTGAATCTCGCTATCCGCCGGCTTCGGTTTCGGCATTATGATTTTTGGACCAAAATTCATAACCGCCTTTTCCTTCAGCATATCTTCGGGCAAGGAGACGATCACAGGGCCAGGTCTTCCTGTCTGAGCCACACGAAAGGCACGCTGAACCAGCTCCGGTACCCGTTTTGCCTCGTTGAGTTCCACTGCCCATTTCGCTGTATAACGGAACATTTCCTGAAGGTTGACCTCCTGAAAACCCTCACGCTCCCGAACCTCCCTGGACACCTGGCCGATAAATACAACCATAGGAGTGGAATCCTGATAAGCCGTATGCACCCCAATCGACAAGTTGGATGCCCCGACTCCCCGTGTGGCCATCACCACCCCAGGCTTCCCGGATGCCTTTGCATAGCCCTCCGCCATGAAGGAAGCACCCCCTTCATGTCTCGCTGAATACAGATCAATCTCTGGTTCATCATATATCCCATCCAATAAAGGCAGGTAGCTTTCCCCCGGGACACAAAACACTTTGGAAATCTCCTCTATTTTCAGACACTCTACAATTCCCTCAGCTCCGGTCAGCAGGGAGGCTTGCGTGTTTTCCATATTTAATCCCCTCCCGTGTGCAGTTTTTCTATTCTTTTTACCGCATCATTTAATCGCTCATCAGGTACAGATAATGAAATCCTGAAATATCCCTCACCCGCCGATCCAAATGCATTCCCCGGCGTTACAATGACCCCCAGTTCGGTTAAAAGTCTGTCTGCAAATTCCATCGATGAATAGCCTTGGGGAACAGGAGCCCAGATAAAGAAGGTTCCTCTGGGCTTTGAAGCATGAACACCAATGGATGTCAGAGCACTCAGCATCCTGTCCCGCCGCTGCTGATAAATGGCGTTATGCTCTGAAACGGCGGATAAATCACTGGTTAACGCAGCGATGGCCGCCTTTTGAATCGGGATGAACTGACTCGTGTCCACATTGCTTTTATATGTGGCTAAAGCCTTGATCATCTCCCTGTTCCCGACTGCATAACCGATACGCCAGCCTGTCATATTAAAACTTTTAGACAGGGAACCAAATTCCACAGCATATTCCTTAGCCCCGGGAACCTGCATCATGCTTGGTGCTTGATAGCCGTCAAAGGTGGTGAGACTGTAGGCGGCATCGTGGGCAATCATAAGCTGGTACTTTTCAGCATATGTAACCGCTTTCAAAAAAGTGCTTTTCTGAACCGTTGCCGCTGTAGGATTCCCTGGGTAGTTTAGGAGCATCAGTTTTGTGGCTTGTAATGTTTCTTCTGTTAATCGTTCAAAATCAGGCTCCCCGCTCTGTTCAGCATTTAAAGGCAGGTCGATGGCATTTCCTCCAGCAAGATGCACCGCCGACCGATAGACTGGGTATCCGGGATTCGGCACCAGTACCTTTTCACCCTGGTTCATGACAGAAGGTATAAAATGAGCAATTCCTTCCTTTGAGCCGACCAAGGCAAGTACCTCTTCCTCCGGGTCCAGCCTCACCCCATATTGCTTTTGATAAAAATGAGCGACAGCCTCTCGAAATTCATCAGTGCCTGTGTAAGAGGAATAACGATGGTTTTCCGACTTCTGCACCTCATTGACCAACGTATCGATAATAAAGGATGGTGTCGGTAAATCCGGTGCGCCGATTCCTAAATCAATGATGTCCTTTCCCTCTTTTTCCAGCTTCTTTTTCCTTTGTTGAATCCGGGAAAATAAGTACGGAGGCAATGCTTTTATTTTTTCTGACACGAAGTCCATGCTTCCTTCCCCCTTCCCCTTCAAATATATGACGGATGAAATTTTAATATGAATGAACGTACAGATGCACCGGTACAGGCTATTTAATCCACAGCAGTCCCATCATTAACGGGGACTTCCTCGGGTCTCTGCAGCAGAAAATAAAACACCAGCAGACCAATTAGGACTGTGCCCAGACCCATCCAGGTATTGTTCGTTAAGCCAAAAACCATGTAGCCGGCGAAAGTAATGACAGCCGCTGACAGGGCATACGGTATTTGCGTCATCACATGGTCAATATGGTGACAGCTGGAACCTGTAGCCGAAAGTATCGTCGTATCTGAAATGGGTGAACAGTGGTCTCCAAAAACGGCTCCCGCCAGAACCGCCGCAAGCATCGGCATAATGAGTGAAACATCGGTAGCGGAGGCAATCTGACCAGCAATTGGCAGCAGTATACCAAAGGATCCCCAGGACGTACCCGTGGAAAAGGCAATAAAACCTGCGATGACAAACAGAATGCCCGGTAAAAAGGCCGCATTTAAATTCGCCCCTTCTACAAGTCCGGCTAAATACGTTCCCGTGCCTAACTGGTCGATTAAGGTAACGATGGACCACGCCAAGACCAGAATCATAATACTGGACATCATGGATTTCGTTCCCTCTTTCAGACCGAGCAAGAAGTGGGAAACGTTCATTTCCCTGTGCTTTGACTGCTGAGCAAAGAATAAGGCAAACGTCAGAACTAAACCACTGGCACCCCCAATAATCAGCGATAAAGTAACGTCGGCATTTCCAAAAATGTTCACCAGTGTCTTCGCTTCTTCGGTTGCCAGGTAACCCGTCCAGACCATCGCCCCAACAGTCGCCACAAACAGAACGATAATCGGCAGCATTAAATCGCGTACTTTTCCTTGTTCACTGGAAGGAAGCTTACTTTCCGTATCAATTTGATCCTTAAACTCCGGATTGACAACCTCACCAGTTTGTACCGCCCTCTCCTCATGCTTTTTCATCGGGCCAAAATCCACTTTACGCAGGGCAATGACCAGCACGACACCGAGAGCCGCCCAAACATATAAATTCATTGGAATCATCTGTATAAACGCATTGAATGCACTGATTTCCGTCAGGCCTTCAGCAGCAAATACCGTCCCTAATATCCCTATAATATATGCACCCCAGCTTGACACCGGCGAAACGACACAAACGGGAGCAGCCGTAGAATCAATAATATAGGAGAGCTTGGCTCGGGAAATCCTATGCTGGTCGGCCATTGGTCGTGACACCTGCCCGACCGTTAAACTGTTAAAGTAATCGTCAATGAAAATAATAACCCCAAAGATCATCGTCATAATCTGCGCCCCGACCCTGGACCGCACACGGCGAATCATCCAGGCCCCAAACGCCCGCGAACCACCCATCATGCTGACAAACGCAGTCAGAATTCCAAGCATTAAAATAAACAGTAAAATATAAACATTCCACGTGTTTAACGATCCACCGTCAACAAATACCCCCTTAAACGATTCCCAGATTACCGAAACCGTTCCCTTAAATTGAAACCCTGATAAAAGAATCCCGGCAGAAAGAATCCCGATTCCCAGCGAAATTAACACCCTTCTTGTTAACAGCACCATAACAATGGCAATAATCGGCGGAATCAGGGAATAAATCGTCTCCTCCACATTCATCCCTCCCTCGGTTTTTTCAGCCACTTTGGTATGCGGCTTTGTTGCCGATTTCACCTCCTTGGTAAAGATATTTATTTTCAAACTATTCATACTATTCTATGAATTAGCTTCAAAACCTTTTTTAATTGGAAAATTTTATATGAGGATGGGATTGCGATGGGATTGCGGGTTTTTATAGATAGGTTTCGTTACCTTTGGTTGCTTGTGGATGTATGTTGAGCTGCATTTTGGGGGTGCAGGTGAAGGCTGGTTGGGGTGAATCGGTTGATTTTGTGAGTTTATCGGTCGGTTTGGGGGTTTTATCAATCGATTTCGCTGGTTATCCACCAAATTTGTGCGGCTATCAACCGGGAGGTATAGGCGCTTGTTTTCATCCGTCCATATAGTGCTGGTATCCATCGGTTCAGCGCTGCTATCGGTCAACTTCCATCATTTATCCATTAATTTGCCGTTGGTTTCCGTCGATTTTCGGCATCTATCAATCCACGCGCGGCATATCCACCAATCTCGAGCGTTTATCCGCCGATTCTTATGATTTATCCACCGATTTCCATCATTTATCCACCGATTTCCATCATTTATCCACCAAATTCGAGCGCCTATCCACCAGGAGGTGAGGGCGCTCGTTTTTATCCATCCATGTGGTGCTGGTATCCACCGGTTTTGCGCTGGTATCGGTTAACTTCCATCATTTATCCATTAATTTGCCGTTGGTTTCCGTCGATTTTCGGCATCTATCAATCCACGCGCGGCATATCCACCAATTACGGGCATTTATCCACCGATTCTCATGATTTATCCACCTGATTCGATCGTCTATCCACCAAATCAGAGCGCCTATCCACCAATCGCAAGCACAAATCCCGCTGCAGCAAAAAGCCCTGCCTCTAGCATCGGCAGGACCTCACACCCTATAAATCAAACACAAAGGGAACGGCAAAAAACAGTACTGCCGCCACTCCTGCGGCAATTAAGGCGGGTTTTAATTTGAATTTTGCATACTGCATCGGATTTAAATCCAGAATTCCTGAGGTTGTATTCGTGTCGTCACTTAATGGGGAGGCAAATGCGCCAAATGTACCGCTGGCGAAAACCGCACCGATGACAAAGGCTAAGTCTGTGCCGGAAACCAGAGCAAGAGAGACACCGACTGGCATCAGGATTCCCCAGGTTCCCCATGAGGAGCCGATAAAATAGGAAAGCCCGCAGCCCACAACAAACAGAAGCCCACCGACAAGAGATGGCGGAATCCACGATAATGAAGAGGATACAATGTCTGCAAAGTTCAGCGCCTCTGATCCGACGCTTAACGCCCAGACGAGTGTAAGTAAAACAATGACGTTCATCATATCGTTGCCGCCATCAATGAAATTTTGCATAATGGCTTTTAATTTGAAATCCTTCAGCAATAGCAGGAACAGCCAGACGATCGTAAATAAAAGCCCCAGTACCATGGCATCCAGAACATTCGCCTCAAGCAGCACTTCAAGCCCTCTTGAGCCGCTTTCAAGGCCAAGCATGTACATAAAGAAAAAGGTGGATACGATAATGCTGATCAGCGGCAGAATAAGGTTCAAGGGTCTGGCCGGGAGATCTTTGGCAACGGACGGATGACAATCGACCCAATCGTCATGCTGCTCCCGATCCTCGTCCACCTTTTCCGGCTTGTCGGTATTATGAAAAAAGGCAAAGTATACCCCTGTGGCCAGCATCGCGAACGCAAAGAAGTTAAACGGAATGCTGTTCAGAAATAAACTGTAGGCATCCTCCTGCACATCGGATGAATGAATAGAAAGCTCAATAACCGATGTCATGTAGCCCACAAAGGCTGTGGCAACAGGGATTAGCACAATCAACGGGGAGGCAGTTGTTTCAATAATAAAGCCGAGCTCCTCCTTGGTCATTTTCACCTTTTTGCGCATGGCCTTCATCACCGGCGCAATCGTAACAATACGAAAGCTCGGCGCACTAAAGGTTCCAAGTGCAGATGCCCACGTAAGGAAGATTGCACTTTTCTTCCCCTTCACCTTATCAGAGGCTGCTTTCACGAAGCCTTTAATCCCCCCGGACATTTTCATGACACCCACCAACGCGGAGAAAAGATATAAAAAGATGATGATTTTTAAATTATTGGGATCAGTCAGACTTTCAATAACAAATTTCAGTGTTTCCGTTAACCCGTTTAGCCAGTGAGGCTCCGATAGATAACCCGCAGTCAGGACGCCCAGAAACAAACTCGGAACCACCTGTTTGGTCCAAATTGCAAAAATAATGACTACCACAAAAGGTAAAATTGCTAACCATTCCATATGCATTTTCCTTTCTATCGAAGCATCGTCTCCTGTTAGGTTATGTGAATCGGGCGCAGTTATACAGAACCGTGCGGGACTTGGATCGGCTGAATTTCCGGTGGGTTATGGGAATCATATAGGAAGATCTGCATTCTATAGGCTTTTGATGATTGATCTGAAATAAAAGGACTAAAGCTATATTTTTGGAATTAATCGCTTATGTGATGAATTGAGCGAATAGAGATCCTTTTCATGCCAGTTATCGTGTTATTAAACCTAATTTCAAAATCATTCAACCTGTTTCCAAAATATTTGATCCGCTTTTGAAAATGATTAAGCAGATATTTATGAAATTGGTCCTGTCCATTGTTGATTTAACCAATTCCTCCTTTATTAATCTGCATGAACATTATTTAATCCTGAATTTTTAACTGCAGTCCGGTTTTCCTATAATTGATCCGCTTTATTTTAATTTGCCTAACGAACCCTGCAACTGATTTCTTTCATTTACCAAAAATAAAAAAATACACCTCACTATAAAAGCAAGGTGCTCCCGTATGTATCAGTTTACCTGATACTGGTCAAATTCATTTTCCTCAAGGTACTTTAAATATACCCAAAATAGAAAGTCCTTTTCCTGTTGTTTAAGGTTACGGTTTAACTGTTCCTCAAACTCCTTAACAAGAAACTGGAAATTTGTGATGGTATTCATGTCCTTCCCCCTTACAAAAATACCCATATTTTCATTATACTATGTTTTTTTCTAAATGTTGATAAAAATCATCATAATTTTCAAAATTTTATTCAGAAAAATTCTATTTTATGTCCGTCTTTTTCGAAATCAGTACAAATTACTTATATTTTCCCGTTAATATAGTCCTATTTACCTGGTTTCATATGCGAAATAAGTCGTGAATATAAGTTGAATTTACCATTCAAAATCTTGTGAAAATTTGAAATGATAGAAAACGTAATAGATTTAATTTTTTTACTATAATAGATAAATAGGAGGAGAATGGATGAAGAAAAAAGCAGTTTCCTTATTATCCGTGGGTGCCTTAACGCTCGGATTACTGGCACCAACAGCAGCAGCACAGACCACATCTGATTCTGAAGTTGCATCCAAGTATCAGAACTTTGATACGGAGAGGTATACAGACCGGGTGGATGTGGATGGCTACTTGGACAAACTGGCAAATGATGAAGAATTCCAGAAGAAAGCAAAGAAAAAGATTAAGGAGAACGCGGAAGACGTCAACTTCAATGAAGAAAAAGGTGAAGAGTCAGAAAGCTCCGATGGAAACTTTACTTATAATGGTGGAACCAAGCAATTTTTAGATTACGAGCTTGGGTTTAAAGAGTTTACCCTTAGAAGTGAAGGAGATCATGTTGAAATCTGGGTCGCCAATAATTTATCTTATCCTGATGATCGACCGGATCCTGTTGTCACCCAGGAGCAGGTGGACAAGCTTGCTGAAGAATTTGACAGTAACATTTATCCGACTGATACTGGATTTTTTGGCACGCCTGATAGTCATGATGGGACAAACGCCTTGCTCGAGGATTTAGGAATTGTTCCAGATAACTACTATAAAGGTGATGGCGATAAAATTATTATGCTGGTGGATAACGTTAAGGATGAAAACTACTATGATCCTACTTATCCATTCTTCGTAGCCGGATTCTATTGGAGTACGCTCGAACAATATACGGACCGTAACATCATTACCATTGATACCAACAACTGGGAGGAGCGTCTGGAAAATACGTTCTATGGTACGACTATCCATGAACTTCAGCACTTAATCCATGACGACAACGACAGTGATGAAACGACATGGGTAAACGAAGGCATGTCCACCTTCTCTGAATTCCTCGGTGGTTATGGTTTAGATACGGGATCGATTAATTTCCTGCTTGATCACCCGGAAAACTCTTTAACAGCTTGGGATGAATGGTACAGTGCAGAAACCGGTCCGGAAACGATTGCGGACTATGCACTTGTGCAGCTATGGACTCTTTATAACTATGAGCAGTTTGGACAGGAATTCATACGTGAAGTGGCAACAAGCCCAACAAATAGTATTGACAGCTATAATGAAGCCCTGGAAAACAACGGCATTAACATGGACTTCCAGGATGTTTACAAGCGCTTCTCATCTGCCCTGTTACTTGATGACGATAAGCGTAAAGGCGGAGTTTACGGCTTTGAGAATATTGACTTAAAAGATATTCCGGTAAGCGGTCAGGACGAGCCACGTGGAAAAACGGTAGACTTTGAGTCAGCTAAAGTATATGAAAAAGAAGGCGTCCCTGCCTGGGGTGGAGACTATAAGAAGCTTGATTTCGATCAAAAAATTGATACCATTGAGTTTTCCGGACAGGACTTCTTTGAAACCAAATGGCAATCAGTTGAGGATCCACTGGGCTCCGGTAACCAGGTATTCTGGGGCAATGAAGGTAATGAAGCTGACCACAACATGATTTTTGAGGCCGATTTAAGCAATGTCTCTGATGCTACGTTAACCTTTGACAACTATATCGACATTGAAGAACAGTGGGATTTCGGTATGGTTCAGGTTTCAACGGATGGCGGTCAGACTTGGAACTCGCTTGAAAATGAAAACACCCGCTCTGACGTTGTAGAAAATGGTTATCCAAAAATTAAGGAAAATGTTCCAGGATTTACAGGAACATATGAAGACTGGCAAACAGAAACCTTTGACCTAAGTGAATACGCCGGTCAGGAAGTCCTTATTTCCTTCCGCTATCTGACGGACTGGGCATCCAATAATTCCGGCTGGTTCGTGGACAACATCGAAATTCCGGAAATTGGCCTAACCTATGACGGTTCCAGCGTGGACGAAATGCAATCCTTAAGTGAAGTTCAGCAGGAATATGTTGAATATGGGGTATCCTTCATTAACAAGAAGAAAAACGGCAATTACAAGGTTATCCACGTCGATCCATTCAATGTAACCGATGAAGATGCTCTGAAGCTTCGTCAGCTGTTCAGAAAAGGAGAAAACTATATGCATACGTACTATGCAGCTCCACAGGACAGCCTGGATTCGGTTAATTTTGAGTATGAAGTGAAGTTTAAAGACAACAACGGAAAAGGACACAAAAATAAATAAATATTGCGAAAAGGGTATCTTTTTAAGGTACCCTTTTTCTTTTGCCATAAGCTTGCTAGAATGAAGAAAGACTTTAGCAGATGATCGATGGGAGGATGTTTTTATGAAGGAATTTTTCGCTGAGATTCTTCAGAACCATAATCTGCCGGGGACTGTACGCCGCAGCGAACCGATTTCGGGTGGTTCCATCAATCATGCCTATCGTGTGGATACCGAAAAATCCAGCTATTTTATTAAAACCAATACCGGCATACCTGCTCATTTTTTTGAGGTGGAAGCGACCGGTCTGGAACATATTGAAAACTCCCGGACGATTGCGGTGCCTCATGTTTATGGGTATAACCGGCCGGGAAAGGGTGAAACCGGTTATCTTATTCTGGACTGGATCGAGGGAAACCCTTCGCCTTCAACTGCAGAAGAGCTCGGGCATTCTCTGGCCGGGATGCACAAAACAAAAGGGGAATCATACGGATTTAAACAGGATTCCTTTATCGGCGCCCTCCCTCAGCCCAATGGTTTGTTTCCGGATTGGCTGACTTATTACCGGGGTCGTCGTCTGAAGCCCCAATTTGAACAAGGCCTGGAAACAGGGAGAATGTCCGGTTCGAGAAAAAAGAAAATGGACGTCCTGCTTGATAATCTGGACAAGTGGATTCCAGAGAACCCTGGGTCATCCCTCCTGCACGGGGATTTGTGGGGTGGAAACTGGATGACAGGTCCTAAGGGGACGCCCTATGTCATCGACCCGTCTGTTTTATATGGCGATCATATATTTGAAATGGCCTTTACTGAAGTGTTCGGAGGCTTTCCAGCTGATTTTTACCAAGCCTATCAGGAAGTCCTTCCCCTTCCTGACTACTATGAAGACGTAAAGCCACTTTATCAGCTATACTACTTACTTGTGCATTTAAATCTGTTTGGAGAAGGCTACGGGGGAAGTGTGGATAGAATTTTAAACCGCTATATCGGGTAAACTGTAGGTGCCGTTATATTTTTCCATTTTTTGTGCGCGAAGAAAGGTCTGTTTTTAATGAAACATTATTCTTTGATTCATCATTTAAAATTTATTTTGCCGTCGTTGCTTGGAATTTTTTTATTTATGATTCCTTTTTCTTATAAGGGTCAAGTGACGATTCCCATCGCTATTCTTGCCAGCTGGCTACAGAATCAAATTGGAGATTATCTCACCGGTATTATGACGTTTATCATTGTGCTGACTGCATTTATGACACTCCTGTACAGATGGATTTTAAAAAGGAATCCAAAGGCCCTGTCCTTTTCGCCCTTTTTCACAGGCTTATTCCATGTCACTACGTTTTGGACCCTTGTACGGGTGGTGGGTGCTGTCCTTGCCCTGTTAACGTATTTCCAGGTCGGACCTGAAGCCATTTATTCCGAAAATACAGGAGGCATGCTGTTAGGCGATTTGCTTCATATTCTGTTTTCGGTATTTCTATTTGCCGGACTGCTTTTGCCCTTATTATTAAACTTTGGACTGCTGGAACTGTTTGGTACGGTTTTAGAAAAGGTCATGCGCCCGCTATTTACCCTGCCAGGGAGGTCTTCCATCGATAACCTCGCATCCTGGCTGGGTGACGGAACCATTGGGGTGCTGCTGACCAGCAAACAGTATGAGCAGGGGTACTACACAAAGAGAGAAGCGGCGGTTATTGGCACTACCTTCTCCGTGGTATCCATTACGTTCTGTATTGTTGTCATCGAACAGGTAAATCTAGAACACCTGTTTATCCCTTTTTATTTAACCGTATTAGCTGCCGGGCTGGTTTCCGGGATGATTATGCCCCGTATTCCACCCCTATCACGTTTTCAAAATCAATACAATAACGGGGAAGAGCAAGTGCATGACAAGGAAAACGTGGAGAACGGCAAATCCAGATGGCGTTCTGGCTACGAAAAGGCTCTGGATAAGGCTTCTAAGAGTAAAGGACTGCCCCATTATGTAAAAGAGGGCAGTCAAAATGTGCTGGATATGTGGATGGGCGTGGCACCCATTGTCATGACATTTGGTACCCTTGCCCTGGTGTTAGCGACCTACACACCTGTGTTCAGCTGGCTCGGATATCCGTTCATCCCAATCCTCGAGCTCATGCAACTGCCAGAAGCGGAGGCTGCGTCCGAAACTCTTTTAATTGGTTTTGCCGACATGTTTCTGCCGGCCATACTCATTGAATCCGTTTCAAGTGAATTGACCCGCTTTGTCATCGCCTGTCTGTCGGTTTCCCAGCTGATTTATATGTCAGAGGTTGGCGGTCTGATTTTAGGTTCAAAAATTCCCGTTCGTTTTACCCATCTGATTGTGATCTTTCTGCTTCGTACGGTCATCTCACTGCCTATTATTGTGGCGATCGGGCATTTGATTTTTTAATTTGATTGTAGGGTTTGATGCGTGGGGTTTTGGAGTTGGAAGCGGATGCGTGTGCGGATGATTAGTCCTGAAATCCGGGAATTAAGCCGTTTTGCATAGATTTCGTCGAGTTCCATGATTTTTAAGCAAAAACTCTGCTTATTGAGCCTGTTTTAAAAATAATTGATCCAGTTTTAAAATTTTTCTGTCTTATTTTAATAATAATTAAGCCGATTTTTACTTGATTCAACCTGTTTACAAAGAATTAAGCGTAAAGTAAAGGAATTCGTCCTCTCATATTATAATTGCCTATGAAAGCTAGCAATCTGTCCAGTTTCACCTGTATTCATCCATAAAAATCTTTATTAATCCCGATTTCAGCTTTATTAATCAAGCATACAAGAATGAAGCCGTCTTAAATATATTCCGTCCCAGCACCATTACGCAAAAAAGCTGCCCTAAAGGCAGCTTTTTTCATTACCCCAAATCGATCGCCCATTCTCCATCTCGGAAAATCGGCTCTGTTTTTCCGTCCTTCGTTACAGCATCAATATCCAGCTCTGCGGAACCAATCATAAAGTCCTCATGATTCAGGCTGGTGTTGACTCCGCGCTCTCTCAACTCTTCCTGGGACATTTCCGCTCCACCTTCAATATTGGTTGGATAGGCCTCACCCAGAGCAATGTGGCAGGAAGCATTCTCATCAAAGAGTGTATTAAAGAACACCAGGTTTGACTGGGAAATTGGAGAGGAATGCGGTACCAGAGCCACTTCACCTAAACGTTTCGAGCCTTCATCGGTTTCCAGCAATTGCTCTAAGACGTCCTGACCTGCTTCAGCCTTGTAGTCTACTACTTTTCCATCTTTAAAGGTAAGCGTGAAGTTTTCAATTAAATGACCATTATAATTCAACGGCTTGGTGCTTGTT from Virgibacillus sp. MSP4-1 harbors:
- a CDS encoding YjiH family protein, whose translation is MKHYSLIHHLKFILPSLLGIFLFMIPFSYKGQVTIPIAILASWLQNQIGDYLTGIMTFIIVLTAFMTLLYRWILKRNPKALSFSPFFTGLFHVTTFWTLVRVVGAVLALLTYFQVGPEAIYSENTGGMLLGDLLHILFSVFLFAGLLLPLLLNFGLLELFGTVLEKVMRPLFTLPGRSSIDNLASWLGDGTIGVLLTSKQYEQGYYTKREAAVIGTTFSVVSITFCIVVIEQVNLEHLFIPFYLTVLAAGLVSGMIMPRIPPLSRFQNQYNNGEEQVHDKENVENGKSRWRSGYEKALDKASKSKGLPHYVKEGSQNVLDMWMGVAPIVMTFGTLALVLATYTPVFSWLGYPFIPILELMQLPEAEAASETLLIGFADMFLPAILIESVSSELTRFVIACLSVSQLIYMSEVGGLILGSKIPVRFTHLIVIFLLRTVISLPIIVAIGHLIF